In Terriglobia bacterium, a genomic segment contains:
- a CDS encoding PilZ domain-containing protein — MTTERRAAPRYPLVLAAEIHVEASGTNAAARTSDVSRTGCYLDTLNPLPAGTLVLLRLTQGGEQFATHARVVYEIPGMGMGVSFVDVAAPQQAVLERWLAATVVS; from the coding sequence GTGACGACAGAACGCCGTGCAGCACCGCGCTACCCGCTGGTCCTCGCAGCCGAGATCCACGTCGAGGCTTCCGGCACGAATGCCGCCGCCCGCACCTCCGATGTCAGCCGCACCGGCTGCTACCTGGACACGCTAAATCCCCTCCCCGCAGGCACGCTCGTCCTTCTGCGCTTGACGCAGGGCGGGGAGCAGTTCGCCACGCATGCGCGGGTCGTCTACGAAATCCCCGGGATGGGCATGGGCGTGTCGTTCGTGGATGTCGCGGCGCCGCAGCAAGCTGTTCTCGAGCGCTGGCTGGCCGCCACGGTCGTCAGTTGA
- the rocF gene encoding arginase translates to MSHKIRIIGVPMDLGASRRGVDMGPSALRVAGLQARIKQLGDQVEDMGNIAVKQAEEQHYGEKRAKYLTEISETCKELAATVQKTLEEGLLPVVLGGDHSIAVGTLSGVSAHYRKQEKNIGYIWLDAHGDMNTPESSPSGNIHGMPLAAVMGYGAPELVELLGFKPKVQPQNVALVGIRDLDAQEKRLVKKSGVHVFTMRDIDERGMREVMSDALKFAMDDTAAIGISLDMDFVDPTDAPGVGTPVRGGVTYREAHLAMEMIADTEAMASLEIVEINPVIDEHNTTALLGVELVCSGLGKKIL, encoded by the coding sequence ATGTCTCATAAGATCCGCATTATCGGCGTACCCATGGACCTCGGCGCCAGCCGCCGCGGCGTGGACATGGGCCCCTCGGCGCTGCGCGTCGCCGGGCTCCAGGCGCGCATCAAGCAGCTCGGAGACCAGGTCGAGGACATGGGCAATATCGCCGTGAAGCAGGCCGAAGAGCAGCACTACGGGGAAAAGCGCGCCAAGTACCTGACGGAAATCTCGGAGACGTGCAAAGAGCTCGCCGCAACCGTGCAGAAGACGCTGGAAGAGGGCCTCCTGCCGGTGGTGCTGGGAGGCGACCATTCCATCGCCGTGGGCACGCTGTCCGGCGTTTCCGCGCACTACCGCAAGCAAGAGAAGAACATCGGCTACATCTGGCTCGACGCGCACGGGGACATGAACACCCCCGAGTCCTCGCCTTCCGGCAACATTCACGGGATGCCGCTGGCCGCGGTGATGGGCTACGGCGCGCCGGAACTGGTGGAGCTGCTGGGGTTCAAGCCCAAGGTGCAGCCGCAGAACGTGGCGCTGGTGGGCATCCGCGACCTGGACGCCCAGGAAAAGCGGCTGGTGAAGAAATCCGGGGTGCACGTGTTCACCATGCGTGATATCGACGAGCGCGGCATGCGCGAAGTGATGAGCGACGCCTTGAAATTCGCCATGGACGATACCGCCGCCATCGGCATCAGCCTGGACATGGACTTCGTGGACCCCACCGACGCCCCGGGCGTGGGCACGCCGGTACGCGGCGGGGTCACCTACCGCGAAGCGCACCTGGCCATGGAGATGATCGCGGACACGGAAGCGATGGCCTCACTGGAAATCGTGGAGATCAATCCGGTGATCGACGAGCACAACACCACGGCGCTGTTGGGTGTGGAGCTGGTGTGCTCGGGGCTGGGGAAGAAGATTTTGTAG
- a CDS encoding sugar phosphate isomerase/epimerase: MQRLLSTYQFVARRLSPEMLGQVAEAGFHGVEIFCTRSHFDFHAEEAIREIAGALADRNLKLASLHAPTNRDRSASREGGSPLSLCEVERVRRIEAMDEYKRAIDVAELLPFPLLVLHMGGSRETAEPRKRDAAFSSLEHLMLHARHAGVTLAIENTLSEMGDPAYLHAFLEETRLTGIRLCFDIGHAHLAEGPVEERLEKCFTPMREHLATTHIHDNHGEKDEHLPPFAGSLDWAAAAKLLASALAQPLPLVLELKEQSGAEAAPLVAQLETARRALDRLEQTLQEAR; the protein is encoded by the coding sequence ATGCAACGCCTGCTCTCCACCTATCAATTCGTGGCGCGGCGGCTCTCCCCGGAGATGCTCGGGCAGGTGGCCGAGGCGGGCTTTCACGGCGTGGAGATCTTCTGCACGCGCAGCCATTTCGATTTTCACGCGGAGGAAGCGATCCGGGAGATCGCGGGGGCGCTGGCGGACCGCAATCTGAAGCTGGCCTCGCTGCACGCGCCGACCAACCGGGATCGGAGCGCGTCGCGGGAAGGCGGCTCGCCGCTGTCGCTCTGCGAGGTGGAGCGGGTGCGGCGCATCGAGGCCATGGACGAATACAAGCGGGCCATCGACGTGGCCGAACTTCTGCCGTTCCCGCTGCTGGTGCTGCACATGGGCGGGTCGCGGGAGACCGCCGAGCCGCGCAAGCGCGATGCGGCGTTCAGCTCGCTGGAACACCTGATGCTGCACGCGCGGCACGCGGGAGTCACGCTGGCGATCGAGAATACGCTGAGCGAGATGGGCGATCCGGCGTACCTGCACGCGTTTCTGGAGGAGACGCGGCTCACCGGCATCCGCTTGTGCTTCGACATCGGACACGCGCATCTCGCCGAGGGCCCGGTGGAAGAGCGCCTGGAGAAATGCTTCACGCCGATGCGCGAGCACCTGGCCACCACGCACATTCACGACAACCACGGGGAGAAGGACGAGCACCTGCCGCCCTTCGCGGGCTCGCTCGACTGGGCCGCCGCGGCGAAGCTGCTGGCCTCCGCGCTGGCGCAGCCGCTGCCACTGGTGCTGGAACTCAAGGAGCAGAGCGGGGCGGAAGCGGCGCCGCTCGTAGCCCAGCTCGAAACAGCGCGGCGGGCACTGGATCGGCTGGAACAAACACTGCAGGAAGCGCGGTAA
- a CDS encoding D-alanine--D-alanine ligase, with translation MRVGVLFGGRSGEHEVSLASAASVIRGLDPDKYEAVLIGITKEGHWLIGTGAQKTPAEVLRGGQRVMLAADPTEAVLVPLDRSGGGQRVDVVFPVLHGTFGEDGTVQGLLDLAGLPYVGAGVLGSAIAMDKDVAKRLCQQAKIPVVPWLTVQRADWERDPKGIARAIEKKFRYPVFVKPAVLGSSVGMSKVHSREELAPALDLAAEFAMKILVERAVTAREIEVSVLGNAAAQAAVPGEIVPHREFYDYAAKYLEEGTQLLIPAKLQPAQVRKIQELAVRAFHTLELSGMARVDFFLEKRGGKLFLNEVNTIPGFTSISMYPKLWEASGIPFRELIDRLIALALEQHREKTRTKYAIELPEGAGGALGA, from the coding sequence CTGCGGGTGGGAGTGCTGTTCGGAGGGCGCTCCGGCGAGCATGAGGTTTCGCTGGCCTCCGCGGCCTCCGTAATCCGCGGGCTGGACCCGGACAAGTACGAGGCGGTGCTCATCGGCATCACCAAGGAAGGACACTGGCTGATCGGCACGGGCGCCCAGAAGACCCCGGCCGAGGTGCTGCGCGGCGGGCAGCGCGTGATGCTGGCTGCGGACCCGACCGAAGCGGTGCTGGTGCCGTTGGATCGCAGCGGCGGGGGCCAGCGGGTGGACGTGGTCTTCCCCGTGCTGCACGGAACGTTTGGCGAAGACGGCACGGTGCAAGGCCTGCTCGACCTGGCGGGGCTTCCCTACGTCGGCGCCGGGGTGCTGGGCTCGGCCATCGCCATGGACAAGGACGTGGCCAAGCGGCTGTGCCAGCAGGCCAAGATTCCCGTCGTGCCGTGGCTGACCGTACAGCGCGCGGATTGGGAGCGCGACCCCAAGGGAATCGCGCGGGCCATCGAAAAGAAATTCCGCTACCCGGTTTTCGTGAAGCCGGCGGTGCTCGGCTCCTCGGTGGGCATGAGCAAAGTTCATTCGCGCGAGGAGCTGGCCCCGGCGCTGGACCTGGCGGCGGAGTTCGCCATGAAGATTCTGGTGGAGCGCGCGGTGACCGCACGGGAGATCGAAGTTTCCGTGCTGGGCAACGCCGCTGCGCAGGCCGCCGTGCCCGGGGAGATCGTGCCGCACCGCGAGTTCTACGACTACGCCGCCAAGTACCTGGAGGAGGGCACGCAGTTGCTCATCCCGGCGAAACTCCAGCCGGCGCAGGTACGCAAGATCCAGGAGCTGGCGGTGCGCGCCTTCCACACGCTGGAGCTATCGGGCATGGCGCGCGTGGACTTCTTCCTGGAGAAGCGCGGCGGAAAACTCTTTCTCAACGAAGTAAACACCATTCCCGGCTTCACTTCCATCAGCATGTATCCCAAACTGTGGGAAGCGAGCGGCATCCCCTTCCGCGAGCTGATCGACCGGCTGATCGCCCTGGCGCTCGAGCAGCACCGCGAAAAGACGCGCACCAAGTACGCCATTGAGCTGCCGGAAGGCGCCGGCGGAGCCCTGGGGGCCTGA
- a CDS encoding ABC transporter substrate-binding protein, with protein sequence MAGKQASSMTAKEEVEIKLAHSPDSDDAFMFYALATHKVATPGLKFTHVLADIQTLNEAALTETYDVTAVSFAAYPTLRDKYILMDCGASFGEGYGPIVVSAKPLKREELAGRRIGVPGLKTTAYLTLKLFEPNFEAVVMPFDKILDAVKNEVVEAGLLIHEGQLMFPAMGLHRVIDLGVWWQEQTGLPLPLGGNAIRRALGPALGRQISRTIRQSVEYALEHREEALNYALQFARDMETELADKFVGMYVNKWTLGYGERGRQAVKELIERGTKAGLLPGPPSIEFLSENNK encoded by the coding sequence ATGGCAGGCAAACAAGCAAGCAGCATGACAGCCAAAGAAGAAGTGGAGATCAAGCTGGCGCATTCGCCGGACTCCGACGACGCATTTATGTTTTACGCGCTGGCGACGCACAAGGTGGCCACGCCGGGGCTGAAGTTCACCCATGTCCTCGCGGACATCCAGACCCTGAACGAAGCGGCGCTGACGGAGACCTACGACGTCACCGCGGTAAGCTTCGCGGCCTATCCCACCCTGCGCGACAAGTACATCCTGATGGACTGCGGAGCGAGCTTCGGAGAGGGCTACGGCCCCATCGTAGTCTCCGCAAAACCGCTGAAGCGCGAAGAGCTGGCCGGGCGGCGCATCGGCGTGCCGGGGCTGAAGACCACCGCCTACCTGACGCTCAAGCTCTTCGAGCCGAATTTCGAAGCGGTGGTCATGCCCTTCGACAAGATTCTGGACGCGGTGAAGAACGAAGTGGTCGAGGCCGGCCTGCTGATCCACGAAGGGCAGCTAATGTTCCCGGCGATGGGCCTGCACCGGGTGATTGACCTGGGCGTGTGGTGGCAGGAACAAACCGGGCTGCCGCTGCCGCTGGGCGGCAACGCCATCCGGCGCGCGCTGGGCCCGGCCCTGGGCCGGCAGATCTCCCGCACCATCCGCCAGAGCGTGGAATACGCCCTGGAGCACCGCGAGGAAGCGCTGAACTACGCCCTGCAGTTCGCCCGGGACATGGAAACCGAGCTGGCCGACAAGTTCGTGGGCATGTACGTGAACAAGTGGACGCTCGGCTACGGCGAGCGCGGCCGCCAGGCCGTGAAAGAGCTGATCGAGCGCGGCACCAAGGCCGGGCTCCTGCCGGGTCCTCCGTCCATCGAATTCCTCAGCGAAAATAACAAATAG
- a CDS encoding efflux RND transporter periplasmic adaptor subunit yields the protein MKISRFFIFLGVVFVVALVGYLVSVPHGTEIPLTGVLDSNDVIVSAKITGRIERLLVDEGSEVQAGQLLAELDTAELIAQRDSAAAAIRSFQAQVRQAQATQGLTDEQTAAQVSQAAATLTAVKAQLEASRSDLLRNELDQKRVQGLFAGGIATAQDKDHADAALRSAQANVRALEDQVKAQEAALELARANRKQVSVQRSVLAAMQAQLAQAVAAKSEAETRLGYTKIYAPLGGIVSVRVARQGEVVQPGAPIVTIVDIDHLWVRASVEESYIDVVQFGQKLRVRLPSGEVIEGTLIFKGVESEFATQRDVSRTKRDIKTFAIKVAVPNPGRRLFAGMTATVLLPPPGKGQILPRRP from the coding sequence ATGAAGATCTCCCGATTCTTCATTTTTCTCGGCGTGGTGTTCGTGGTGGCTCTGGTGGGCTATCTCGTTAGCGTGCCGCACGGCACCGAGATCCCGCTGACGGGCGTGCTGGACAGCAACGACGTCATCGTCAGCGCCAAGATCACCGGGCGCATCGAACGCCTGCTGGTGGACGAGGGCAGCGAGGTGCAGGCCGGGCAGCTGCTCGCCGAGCTGGATACCGCCGAGCTTATCGCGCAGCGCGATTCCGCCGCCGCCGCCATCCGCAGCTTCCAAGCGCAGGTGCGCCAGGCGCAGGCCACCCAGGGCCTCACCGACGAGCAGACCGCCGCGCAGGTCAGCCAGGCCGCGGCCACGCTCACCGCGGTGAAGGCCCAGCTGGAGGCTTCCCGCTCCGATCTGTTGCGCAACGAACTCGACCAGAAGCGTGTGCAAGGCCTTTTCGCCGGCGGCATCGCCACCGCGCAGGACAAAGACCACGCCGATGCCGCCCTGCGCTCCGCGCAGGCCAACGTGCGCGCCCTCGAAGACCAGGTGAAGGCGCAGGAGGCCGCGCTGGAGCTGGCGCGGGCCAACCGCAAGCAGGTCTCCGTGCAGCGGAGCGTGCTGGCCGCCATGCAGGCGCAGCTGGCGCAGGCCGTGGCGGCGAAGTCCGAAGCCGAAACGCGTCTGGGCTACACGAAGATCTACGCGCCGCTGGGCGGCATCGTCAGCGTGCGCGTGGCGCGCCAGGGAGAGGTGGTGCAGCCCGGCGCGCCCATCGTCACCATCGTGGATATCGACCACTTGTGGGTGCGCGCCAGCGTGGAGGAAAGTTACATCGATGTGGTGCAGTTCGGGCAGAAGCTGCGCGTGCGTCTGCCTTCCGGCGAAGTGATCGAAGGCACCCTGATCTTCAAGGGCGTGGAGAGCGAATTTGCCACGCAGCGCGACGTCAGCCGCACCAAGCGCGACATCAAGACTTTCGCCATCAAAGTCGCCGTGCCCAATCCCGGCCGGCGCCTGTTCGCCGGCATGACCGCCACCGTGCTCCTGCCGCCGCCGGGCAAGGGCCAGATTCTACCGAGACGCCCCTGA
- the ggt gene encoding gamma-glutamyltransferase — protein MNPRTKTWICVLCLAATAVAPLARGQVVVELRAPAETPASWPQKAVRGAHGMVATDEELASRAGVEILKRGGNAVDAAVATAFALAVVEPAAGNLGGGGFMLVRLADGRSSFFDYREVAPGKATRDMYIRPDGKLDEEAATIGYRSVAVPGTVAGLELALKTYGTMKLAKVLAPAIRLAKEGFPVSEKLARELEEERPGLERFAVSRRIFLRDGKPYQPGEILRQPELAATLQRMARKGSADFYRGETARLLAADMARSGGLITREDLARYQPKVREVLRASYQQEGHTWEVLTSPPPSSGGVAIIEALNMLQGMPLKGWEDAESVHRVAEVMRRVFADRAAYLADPDFSKVPVAGLLSPCYAQERAATIDPQHASASQSVQAGHPHVCGEAAASRGQGPERPQTIVSLGEGPHTTHFSVVDAAGNAVASTTTLNDSFGSHVTSPAGFLLNDEMDDFTTQPGVPNVLFGLIQSEENAIAPGKRPLSSMTPTIVLRDSQLSFVTGSPGGPTIISVTLLSVLNWMRLGMEAQAAINAPRFHHQWLPDRILLESTFPASVEQALQARGHRTLRRAHIGLVNAIGIDAQTGERLGAADPRDHGSAQGY, from the coding sequence ATGAACCCCCGGACAAAAACCTGGATTTGTGTGCTGTGTCTGGCCGCGACGGCGGTGGCGCCGCTGGCGCGCGGGCAGGTCGTGGTGGAGCTGCGCGCGCCCGCGGAAACCCCGGCGAGCTGGCCGCAGAAGGCGGTGCGCGGGGCGCACGGGATGGTGGCGACGGACGAGGAGCTGGCGTCGCGGGCGGGCGTGGAAATCCTGAAGCGCGGGGGAAACGCCGTGGACGCCGCCGTGGCCACGGCCTTTGCGCTGGCCGTGGTCGAGCCCGCCGCGGGGAATCTCGGCGGCGGCGGGTTCATGCTGGTGCGCCTGGCGGATGGCCGCAGCAGCTTCTTCGACTACCGGGAAGTGGCGCCGGGCAAGGCCACCCGCGACATGTATATCCGTCCCGACGGCAAGCTGGACGAAGAAGCTGCGACAATCGGCTACCGCTCGGTAGCCGTGCCCGGCACGGTGGCGGGACTGGAACTGGCGCTCAAGACCTACGGCACGATGAAGCTCGCCAAAGTGCTGGCGCCGGCGATTCGCCTGGCCAAAGAGGGATTCCCCGTCAGCGAAAAGCTCGCGCGGGAGCTCGAAGAAGAGCGGCCGGGCCTCGAACGCTTCGCGGTGAGCCGGCGCATCTTCCTGCGTGACGGAAAGCCGTACCAGCCGGGCGAAATTTTGCGCCAGCCGGAACTGGCGGCCACGCTGCAGCGCATGGCGCGCAAGGGAAGCGCGGATTTTTATCGCGGGGAGACAGCACGGCTGCTCGCCGCAGACATGGCGCGCTCGGGCGGGCTGATCACGCGGGAGGACCTGGCACGGTACCAGCCGAAGGTGCGCGAGGTCCTGCGCGCCTCGTACCAACAAGAGGGGCACACCTGGGAGGTACTGACCTCGCCTCCGCCGAGTTCGGGCGGCGTGGCCATCATCGAGGCGCTGAACATGCTCCAGGGCATGCCGCTGAAGGGCTGGGAGGACGCGGAGAGCGTGCATCGCGTCGCGGAAGTGATGCGGCGGGTCTTCGCCGACCGCGCAGCGTATCTCGCGGACCCGGACTTTTCGAAGGTGCCGGTCGCGGGCCTGCTATCGCCCTGCTACGCACAGGAGCGGGCGGCCACGATTGACCCGCAACACGCCTCCGCGAGCCAGAGCGTGCAGGCCGGGCATCCGCATGTCTGCGGGGAGGCCGCCGCCAGCCGCGGACAAGGGCCGGAGAGGCCGCAGACCATCGTGAGCCTGGGCGAGGGCCCGCACACGACGCACTTTTCCGTGGTGGACGCCGCGGGCAACGCCGTGGCCTCGACCACCACGCTCAACGACAGCTTCGGCTCGCACGTGACCTCGCCCGCGGGCTTCCTGCTGAACGACGAAATGGACGATTTCACCACGCAGCCCGGCGTGCCCAACGTGCTATTCGGGCTGATCCAGTCCGAAGAGAACGCCATCGCGCCCGGCAAGCGCCCGCTCAGCTCGATGACGCCGACGATTGTGCTGCGCGACAGCCAGCTCAGCTTCGTCACCGGGTCGCCCGGCGGGCCGACGATCATCTCCGTGACGCTGCTGAGCGTGCTGAACTGGATGCGGCTGGGGATGGAGGCGCAGGCGGCGATCAACGCGCCGCGCTTCCACCACCAGTGGCTGCCGGACCGCATCCTGCTGGAGAGCACCTTTCCGGCGAGCGTCGAGCAGGCGTTGCAGGCCCGCGGGCACCGGACGCTGCGCCGCGCGCACATCGGTCTGGTGAACGCCATTGGGATTGATGCGCAGACAGGCGAGCGGCTGGGCGCGGCCGACCCGCGGGACCACGGCTCGGCGCAGGGATACTGA
- a CDS encoding ATP-binding cassette domain-containing protein, which produces MNAIEVEKLTKRFGDFTAVNEVSFTVAEGEIFGLLGPNGAGKTTLIRMLTTLTPPSSGRARVGGHDIVDDADGVRHAIGVIPQALTSDPELTARENVLIHAKLYGVEKARRAPLATELLAAVDLESFSNQLVRTFSGGMRRRLEIARGLVHSPHILFLDEPTTGLDPVSRTNVWEMIERLQKRSGLTILLTTHYMDEADKLCERIAIVDHGKLVALDTPTRLKDSIPGADVVEAEFGNVPPGTPAWNEWLEQLRQLPQAAHVSEQDGAVHITSHSGPETVAALMDRARTRGIQVKRVTVQGTTLDDVFLHYTGRQLRDALQTVPRLDVTHLYK; this is translated from the coding sequence ATGAACGCCATCGAAGTCGAAAAGCTCACCAAGCGATTCGGAGACTTCACCGCGGTGAACGAAGTCAGCTTCACCGTGGCGGAGGGGGAGATCTTCGGCCTGCTGGGGCCGAACGGCGCAGGCAAGACCACGTTGATCCGCATGCTCACGACGCTCACCCCGCCGAGCAGCGGCAGGGCGCGCGTGGGCGGGCATGACATCGTGGACGACGCCGACGGGGTGCGCCATGCCATCGGGGTGATCCCGCAGGCGCTGACCTCCGACCCGGAACTGACGGCGCGGGAAAATGTGCTGATCCACGCCAAGCTCTACGGCGTGGAAAAAGCCCGGCGCGCGCCCCTGGCCACCGAGCTGCTGGCGGCCGTGGACCTGGAAAGCTTCTCCAACCAGCTGGTGCGCACTTTCTCCGGCGGGATGCGCCGGCGGCTGGAGATCGCGCGCGGCCTGGTGCATTCGCCGCACATCCTGTTTCTCGACGAGCCCACCACGGGCCTCGACCCGGTCTCGCGCACCAACGTCTGGGAGATGATCGAGCGGCTGCAGAAGCGCTCCGGGCTGACCATTCTGCTGACCACGCACTACATGGACGAAGCGGACAAGCTGTGCGAGCGCATCGCCATCGTGGACCACGGAAAACTGGTGGCGCTGGACACGCCCACGCGGCTGAAAGACAGCATCCCGGGCGCGGACGTGGTGGAGGCGGAATTCGGGAACGTGCCGCCCGGCACGCCGGCCTGGAACGAGTGGCTGGAGCAGCTGCGGCAGCTGCCGCAGGCCGCGCACGTCTCCGAGCAGGACGGCGCCGTGCACATCACCTCGCACAGCGGCCCGGAAACGGTGGCGGCGCTGATGGACCGCGCGCGGACCCGGGGCATCCAGGTAAAGCGCGTGACGGTGCAGGGTACGACGCTCGACGACGTCTTCCTGCACTACACGGGGCGGCAACTGCGCGACGCGCTGCAGACGGTGCCGCGGCTGGACGTCACGCACCTGTACAAGTGA
- a CDS encoding ABC transporter permease: protein MDIGINFERIGAILERDMRKFFRSPALMVSSMVFPLMQLIVLGYAFGGKIKNIHVALVDEDRGAESRTLRESLKSIEAGPKTFYVTDYSSVPDAILDLRAGFVRAVIHIPHDYSRRVLQHDRPRVAFIEDNTDNFVTSQLYERMQQLAASLNAPQITGRLPAAIDMQVVEVYPYIEYIKYLLSGSIAMSIFIVAMIGGGIVFIDDKARGLHEGYLVTPIRKAELVLGLNLAGALKGVMAGLTITLIGGLIAGIDRLWEPLRLIYLVLVLSAASLAMISFMFLVMVRVTDPLVPRAIFGVLNTLLFFPSGAIYPQEGFPVWLKWISIVDPFTYAVHALKNLLLKNTGFEGIYFDVFVLLGFSVLLMSACIALFQRQI, encoded by the coding sequence ATGGACATCGGAATTAATTTCGAGCGCATCGGCGCCATCCTGGAGCGGGACATGCGGAAATTTTTCCGCAGTCCCGCGCTGATGGTGAGCTCGATGGTCTTTCCGCTGATGCAGCTGATCGTGCTGGGCTACGCCTTCGGCGGAAAGATCAAGAACATTCACGTGGCCCTGGTGGACGAAGACCGCGGGGCGGAGTCGCGAACGCTGCGCGAGAGCCTAAAGTCCATCGAGGCGGGGCCGAAGACGTTTTACGTCACGGACTACTCCTCGGTGCCGGACGCGATCCTGGATCTGCGCGCGGGGTTCGTGCGCGCGGTGATCCACATCCCGCACGACTATTCGCGGCGCGTGCTGCAGCACGACCGCCCGCGCGTGGCCTTCATCGAGGACAACACCGACAACTTCGTCACCTCGCAGCTCTACGAGCGGATGCAGCAGCTGGCGGCCTCGCTCAACGCCCCGCAGATTACCGGGCGATTGCCCGCGGCCATCGACATGCAAGTCGTGGAAGTGTACCCGTACATCGAGTACATCAAGTATTTGCTTTCCGGCTCGATCGCCATGTCCATCTTCATCGTGGCCATGATCGGCGGAGGCATCGTGTTCATCGACGACAAGGCGCGCGGGCTGCACGAAGGCTACCTGGTAACGCCGATCCGCAAGGCCGAGCTGGTGCTGGGGCTGAACCTGGCCGGCGCGCTGAAAGGGGTGATGGCCGGGCTGACCATCACGCTCATCGGCGGGCTGATCGCGGGCATCGACCGGCTGTGGGAGCCGCTGCGGCTCATCTACCTGGTGCTGGTGCTTTCCGCGGCCTCGCTGGCCATGATCAGCTTCATGTTTCTGGTGATGGTGCGGGTGACCGACCCGCTGGTGCCGCGGGCCATCTTCGGCGTGCTCAATACCCTGCTTTTCTTCCCCTCCGGGGCCATCTATCCCCAGGAGGGCTTTCCGGTCTGGCTGAAGTGGATCTCGATCGTCGATCCTTTCACCTATGCGGTGCACGCGCTGAAGAATCTGCTGCTGAAAAATACCGGCTTCGAAGGCATTTACTTCGACGTCTTCGTCTTGCTAGGCTTCTCCGTGCTGCTGATGAGCGCGTGCATTGCGCTCTTCCAGCGGCAGATCTGA
- the asnS gene encoding asparagine--tRNA ligase, with protein MSVITIEQAGNYDGQEVTLRGWLYNLRESGKLLFPIFRDGTGIMQGVCALKEQPEAFAALRGLTQESSVIVTGKIRAEKRAPGGYEIGVTKLEVVQRVPESDPYPIQLKEHGVDFLLDRRHLWIRTPRQAAILRIRAEAIRAAREFMDGQGYTLTDAPIFTPAACEGTTNLFEVQYFDEEKAYLTQSGQLYVEATAMALGKVYTFGPTFRAEKSKTRRHLTEFWMLEPEAAYADLGDMMALGEGLVSHVVQSVLKNRVRELETLKRDTSKLASVHAPFPRISYDEAIEILQKSGNPAKHGDDFGGDEETILSSQYDRPVIVHRYPAAIKAFYMQPDPQRPDLALGFDMLAPEGYGEIIGGGQRIHDYDLLVQRLKEHNLPEEPFQWYLDLRRYGSVPHAGFGLGLERTVAWICGTEHIREVIPFPRMIYRVYP; from the coding sequence ATGAGCGTAATCACGATCGAACAGGCGGGAAACTACGACGGGCAGGAAGTCACTCTGCGGGGATGGCTCTACAACCTGCGCGAATCCGGGAAGCTGCTATTTCCCATCTTTCGCGACGGCACGGGAATCATGCAGGGCGTGTGCGCGCTGAAGGAGCAGCCGGAGGCGTTCGCAGCGTTGCGCGGACTGACGCAGGAATCGAGCGTGATCGTCACCGGAAAGATCCGCGCGGAGAAGCGCGCGCCGGGCGGCTACGAGATCGGGGTCACCAAGCTGGAAGTGGTGCAGCGGGTGCCGGAGAGCGATCCCTACCCCATCCAGCTCAAAGAGCACGGCGTGGATTTCCTGCTGGACCGGCGGCACCTGTGGATCCGCACGCCGCGCCAGGCGGCCATCCTGCGCATCCGCGCGGAAGCGATCCGCGCGGCGCGGGAGTTCATGGACGGGCAGGGCTACACGCTGACCGACGCGCCCATCTTCACGCCGGCGGCTTGCGAGGGCACCACCAACCTCTTCGAAGTGCAGTACTTCGACGAGGAGAAAGCGTATCTCACGCAGTCCGGGCAGCTCTACGTGGAAGCCACGGCCATGGCCCTGGGCAAGGTGTACACCTTCGGACCGACGTTCCGCGCGGAAAAATCGAAGACGCGGCGGCACCTGACGGAATTCTGGATGCTGGAGCCGGAAGCGGCCTACGCGGACCTCGGGGACATGATGGCGCTGGGCGAGGGCCTGGTGAGCCATGTGGTGCAATCGGTGCTGAAGAACCGCGTGCGCGAGCTGGAAACGCTGAAGCGCGACACCAGCAAGCTGGCCAGCGTGCACGCGCCCTTCCCGCGCATCAGCTACGACGAAGCCATCGAAATCCTGCAGAAAAGCGGCAACCCGGCCAAGCACGGCGACGACTTCGGCGGCGACGAGGAGACCATTCTCTCCAGCCAGTACGACCGGCCGGTGATCGTGCACCGCTACCCGGCGGCCATCAAGGCCTTCTACATGCAGCCGGACCCGCAGCGGCCGGACCTGGCGCTGGGCTTCGACATGCTGGCCCCGGAAGGCTACGGGGAGATCATTGGGGGCGGGCAGCGCATCCATGACTACGACCTGCTGGTGCAGCGCCTGAAGGAGCACAACCTGCCGGAAGAGCCTTTTCAGTGGTATCTGGACCTGCGGCGCTACGGGAGCGTGCCGCACGCGGGCTTCGGGCTGGGCCTGGAGCGCACGGTGGCCTGGATTTGCGGGACCGAGCACATCCGCGAAGTGATTCCCTTCCCGCGGATGATTTACCGGGTTTATCCTTAA